A window of Bradyrhizobium diazoefficiens genomic DNA:
CGGCTGCACGAGGTCGGCAAGCTCAGCGACGAGGATTATTTCGCCTCGCTACGCGCTTCGCTCGGAATCGGCATTTCGGACGCCCAGTTCCTGGAAGGCTGGAACGCGATCTTCGCCGGCGAGATGCCCGATATCGCCGCGCTTTTGCCGCGTGCGGCCAAGCAAATGCCGCTCTACGCCTTCTCCAACACCAACCGGCCGCATGTCGATTATTTCTCGAAGGAATATGCTGATCTGCTCGGCCACTTCCGCGAGCTGTATCTGTCATCCAGCATCGGCCTGCGCAAACCGGATGCGGAGGCCTTCGACCATGTCGTTACCGCGATCGGCGCGCCCGCGGCGCGCATCGTGTTCTTCGACGACCTCGCCGAGAACATCGAGGGAGCGCGCGCACGCGGACTGACCGCAGTGCATGTGACGTCGCCGCGCGACGTCGGGAACGCATTGAAGGCACTGGGCATCTGAGGCCAACCGGTGGCCGCGAGCGCCCGCCGCGTGCCAAGTTCCCGGAACTAAATTTTGCAGAGGATGAGGAACCCAATCACTTTGTGCATTTTTGTACAGAGTTCCAGGGAACGGAATACCACCCTTCGGACTCATGAGTCCGTTGGGACTTCTACACTGGACTGATCGACGTGCTGGGCAAAACCTATCTCACCAAGCAAGCTTCTCTCCTGCTTGAATTCGCCAGAACCACCTCGGATTCTGAACTTTCAGCCAAGTTGATCAGCAAGGCTGCCGACCTGAAGTCTCAGGCCGATCCGCTCCCGGACAAGGATCAAGGTCCGAAAGCCCCCGACGTCACATTGGACCTTAGGACGGAGGGACCAGCCGAGAGTTGACCGATGCTGGCCGTGGCGCTCGTCATCCTTGCTATCGCTATCCCCATCCCGGTCTGCCTCGCCTTCCGGATCATGCTCCCGGCGGACCA
This region includes:
- a CDS encoding HAD-IA family hydrolase; the protein is MTSLSPGSADALLFDLGRVVLDIDFSRAIACWAGHAGCQPEAIVARYVRDEAYRLHEVGKLSDEDYFASLRASLGIGISDAQFLEGWNAIFAGEMPDIAALLPRAAKQMPLYAFSNTNRPHVDYFSKEYADLLGHFRELYLSSSIGLRKPDAEAFDHVVTAIGAPAARIVFFDDLAENIEGARARGLTAVHVTSPRDVGNALKALGI